Part of the bacterium genome is shown below.
TTTCTTCTTCAAAAAACCTTTGCCTTGGATGTAGAGCTTTCCAAAACAACATTCAAGATGGGCGAAATACTTACAGTAACCATAAAAAATGCAGATAGCGGAAATTACATATGTTGGCTTGATAATACGCCATATCCATTGTATAGGGTAGGAGATGGCTTGTTAAGGACATTCATTGGATTTGGAACAAACATAAACCCAAAAACCTGCAAACTCTGGGTTGAAAAGGGGAATTTTTCTCCTCAAATTTCAAGTAAGGCTAAAAACAAAATTCTAGCTAAAGCACTCCTTACAGAGACAGAGGAAGAGCTATGGAGGGGTGATTTTATTTGGCCTGTAAAGGGAAGGATAACAGGGGAATATGGTGAAAGGAGGATTTATAAAAAGATAAGTGGCAGCAGTTCTTTAAGCTGGCGTGGAATCCATTCTGGGATTGATATAAGGCAGCAAAGGGGAGCTCCTATTTCTTCGTCAAATTCAGGAAGGGTTGTTATTGCCAGGCGTTTTTCTGGAGAGGGAAATGCTATCCTTATTGACCACGGACAAGGGGTTCTTACATTTTATTGCCATCTTGATAAGATAAATGTTTTTGAGGGCGATTTTGTCCAAAAGGGAGAGATAATTGGAAAGGTTGGCTCAACAGGTCTTTCCACAGCCCCCCATCTTCACTTTGGACTATATATCCACGGAACCCCTGTCAATCCTTTATTTTGGATTAAATAATATAAGTAGATACAGATTTTTCTATGATTATTTTAAAAAAGATAAAAAACCTTGCAGGGTATAAGATTTTCTGCTCTCTTACAGACCATTTAGGCATTCTTCTTCTTTCATTTACAGCCTTTGCTATCCCCCTTTACTATGATTATTCTATAAACAATATCTATGTCCTTCCAAAGGTTGTTTTAATGAGG
Proteins encoded:
- a CDS encoding M23 family metallopeptidase: MLIFFLLFLLQKTFALDVELSKTTFKMGEILTVTIKNADSGNYICWLDNTPYPLYRVGDGLLRTFIGFGTNINPKTCKLWVEKGNFSPQISSKAKNKILAKALLTETEEELWRGDFIWPVKGRITGEYGERRIYKKISGSSSLSWRGIHSGIDIRQQRGAPISSSNSGRVVIARRFSGEGNAILIDHGQGVLTFYCHLDKINVFEGDFVQKGEIIGKVGSTGLSTAPHLHFGLYIHGTPVNPLFWIK